In the genome of Rhinopithecus roxellana isolate Shanxi Qingling chromosome 14, ASM756505v1, whole genome shotgun sequence, the window attctcctgcctcggtctcccaagtagctgggattacaggcatgtgccaccacgcctggctaattttttatatttttattagaggcgaggtttccccatgttggtcaggctggtctggaactcccgacctcaggtgattcacctgccttggcctcccaaagtgctgagattacaggtgtgagccaccgcacctgcaaAATAGTTTTTGGAAGGTTAGCAACAGAAAATCTGGTGACAAAAGCAGAGTAAGGACAATCAAGTCAAAACTGAGTCAGTTCCACATTAATAGTACTCTGCTAATTCTGAGTAAAAGAGATATCAAAAAGAATTGGGTTTTTaaataatctgtttttattttgatagctTTTCTTGTATCCAtttgttttagttgtttttaataaaagtaattattttgatAACATTTAAGAGTTAATGCCCtatgttaaagaaaaacattggTGGAAAATCAGATTAAATACGGTGGTAAGTTTTTAGCTCCAGCTGTACAAGATAAGGTAAAAATAGATCATTAGCACGTCTGTGCAGAATTAACTGAGATGTGCACCAATTAGTAGAAAGAGATAAACTTCTTTACCTTGCGGATCACTAACATAGACTTTAGAgatggcaaaaatattttaatggggaAAAATTAGAGGAAAACAAGATGATTTCTTAGCTGATGGGAAGATAGAATTAGCCTATCCTGGGGTCAGTATAAATttccagtggtttttttttttgtgacggagtcttgctctgtcacgatctcagctcactgcaacctctgcctccctgattcaagcaattcttcctgcctcagcctcccgagtagctgggattacaggcacacatcaccacacctggctaatttttttgtatatttaatagagactgggttttgccatgttggccaggctggtcttgaactcctgacctcaggtgatctgcccgccttggcttcccaaagtgctgggattacaggcatgagtcaccacgccgaGCTCCAATGTATAACTCTCATGAGCAGTGCTTCAGCAAACATGTTTTTACATGAAacggtttcttttttgttttgttttgtttttttgagacagtctcactctgtcggccaggctggagtgctatggcacggTCTTgggtcattgcaacctccatctcccggactcaagcaattctcctgcctcagcctccagagtagctgggattacaggcatgtgccaccatgcctggctaatttttgtatttttagtagagacgggtttcaccatgttggccaggctggtctcaaactcccgacctcaggtgatctgcccacctcgccctcccagagtgctgggattacaggcgtgagctactgcgcccggccacatgcAACTATTTCTATGTTATATCTTGCTAGAATTTGAAGTTCTGGGTCAGAGTTTATGgaccttaaaaatgttttttaaatttattttttattttttaactttcctttttggaataatttcaggcTTACAAAAATGTTGCAAAACTGGTACAAGAAGTTCTTGGATCACCTTCCCCTGGCTTTCTCAAATATTAAATCCAAAATAACCacagaggccaggagtggtggctcacgcctgtaatcctagcactttgggaagccaaggagggccaatggctcgaggtcaggagttcaagaccagcctggccaacatggtgaaacccctgtctctactaaaaatacaaaaattagctaggcatgttggcacatgcctgtagtcccagctactcgggaggctgaggtagaataaTTCCTTgaactacactccagtctgggtgacagagctagactccatcttaaaaaaaaaaaaaaaaaaaaaaaaaaaaaaaaaaaaaaaaccacagtacAATGATAAAAACCAGGAAACTACAAATGcagtaggaggattacttgactacgcgagttggaggctgcagtgtacTTTGACCTCCCCGCAGCCCGTGAATAGGtacatccagcctgggcaacatagtgaggcctgtCCTGGCCTCTAAAAAAAACCAAGCCccaagctggatgcagtggttcacacctataataccaccactttgggaggctgaggcgggcggatcacctgaggtcgggagtttgagaccagcctgaccaacatggagaaaccctgcctctactaaaaatacaaaaaattagctgggcatggtggtgcatgcctgtaatcccaggtactcagcaggctgaggcaggagaattgcttgaaccctggaggtggaggttgtggtgagctgagattgtactattgcactccagtctgggcaacaagagcgaaacttgtctcaaaacaaacaaacccaaagcaAAATCTCCCTGAACCCTGCTCAGAGGGagccaattttaaaaacacaaaaaccaaaagccAAGAAATTACATTGATACCATACTAACAGCTAATCTATAGACCTTGTTTAAATTTTGTTGGTTGTCTTAACTCATGTCCATTTCTTGGACCAGAAGCCAATCCAGAATCACACATTGCATTTTGTTGTCAACATCTCCTTAGTTTTCCTTTATCTTAAATAGttcctcagtttttctttgtttttaagaccATGATACTTTATAGAGTACTGGCCAGTTAATTTATGGGATAGCCTTCAATTTTTGTCTGTCTGATATTTTCTTATGATTAAACTTTGGTTATGCATTTTGGGCACGAATATCTTAGAATCGATGTTGTGCCCTTCTCAGTGTGGAATCAGGAGACACATAATGTTGCCATATCATTTGGGTGATGTTAGCTTGAGCCACTTGATTAAGGTACTACAGTCTGCCAAGTTACTCCACTGTGAAGTTACTGTTTTTCCTAATAAATAAGGATCGGTATGGGGAAGAACTTTGAGACTGTGTAAATACCCTGTTTCTTATCTTACTTTTGCCCACTTATTTTATGCAGCCATTAATGATTCTTTAATCAAAATTATACCATAAAAAAGATCTTGttctttcacttatttattcaagtatttaatatttatttatatcattatagactcatggatatttcttttattctatggGTTTTAATTTGTTactagttattatttattttgttgctcacaTTGTGTATGGACCTTTGAAATCCTTGCTAGACACTTCCTAGAAGGCTATACCAATTTATACTCACACCAGCAACATAAGAGAATGCCGATTTCCTGTCACTGTTGCTAACCCTGGGATTATCAGCTTCTTTTTTCCCTACCAAAATAATGGGCCAAAAATGTGTAGATATACATACTGATAATCCCATATTATCTATTTTCAGGTAGAACTTTTTTGTGTACTGATTGGCCATATTTTATTCTATGATATGTTTGTTAatatactttgcccatttttctattgagttatttgtatattttggctTTGTAAGCAGTATTTGAGTATGAGTAATATcctttgtattttaaatgtgttacagattttttttcagaacCCAGTGGTTTGTCTTTTAACTGTATATGTTATTCTTTATCATACAGAGATTAAAATTTTTGATTTAATCAGATGTAAGGAGAATTTTTCTTTACGGCTTCTTTTATGCCTTTTTCTTCatgcctttgttttttgttttaaatatttgtaatcaTCTTGGAGTTTGTTTTTATATGTGGTGTGAGGCAGGACTTCTTGTATCTCTCATTATCCCTGCTGATATAAAATGTCACCACCTGTGTCATAACCTGAGTTcttgtatttgtgtatatgtgtgtatgtagatCTTTTTGCATACCATTTTGTttccttgattttaaaaaaatcacatgccaatagtacatttttaaaatatatgtataagctTTCTAACTTACAggatttatgatttaaaaaaatttctgttctCCTCTTGTCTAGAcattgtaaatttttcttttttttttttttttttgagacggagtcttgctctgccacccaggctggagtgcagtggccggctctcagctcactgcaagctccgcctcccgagttcacgccattctcctgtctcagcctcccgagtagctgggactacaggcgcccgcctcgtcgcccggctagttttttgtattttttagtagagacggggtttcaccgtattaaccagaatggtctcgatctcctgacctcgtgatccgcccgtctcagcctcccaaagtgctgggattacaggcttgagccaccgcgcccggccgacattgtaaatttttctattttagcttTCCTGAAAATCAgctcttgctttatttttgttttgtcttcattaattttttccttttcttaatatatttcatCTACCTTCTTATGGGGGCCATttggttgttatttttttcatcttaaatTGGGTGCCCAGTTGTATTTACGAATTCTTTTCTTAATGGAAGTATTTAAAAGTATGACGTTTTTATTTTGGCCATATctcatagtttttatttcttttagataatttaaaaaatattttctttttagctcgagagtttttctttttagctcaAGAGTTTGActgttttttgttcgtttgtaggtctcactttgtggcccaggctagagtgcagtgtgtgattatagctcactgtagtctcaaagtcctgggctcaagtgacccacctgcttcAGACtctcgagtatctgggactataggcatgtaccaccatgcctggcttatttttttaaatttttgtagaaacaggatctcattatgttgccgaggctgttctcgaactcttggcctcaagtgatcgtctCACTTGAGTCTTCCAAAGtgaggggattacaggcatgaaccaccacacctggccaaaagagtggtttttaatttttaatggttaGCTTTTtagagagctttttttttttgttgtgtagtTACAAATGATGTGTTAAATGTGGATTATGATTTAATTGTTAaacatattatacacacacaaacacagatgcAGATCAAAGCATCCAGATGGCAGTTCATGATCTTCTTGGGATTTTACCAACTGTATGATTTTATGAttctaccttcttttcttttctcccttttctttcctttcttagctACATGTTGCAAAATTCGTTTTATTTTGAGAATGTTGTGGTAGTCCTTAAGACAAATGAAGAAGTCTAGGGTTCTGAAGAACTAGAATAAAGTGGTTGTTGCACTGCAATGTCATTGTTGAGAAGTATGAAAAATTAGGATTGTTTTTTGCTGCATCACAATACTTTGGATGCCaggttaacttttttattttccaaattcaaaattaatattaaGGCAATCAGTTTATATGGGAAAGATAGTAACAGCAATACTTACgctaaaataaaattgcatatgGCTGACACATGTGCATGTTCTCTTAGACAAATGACATCTCAAATTAGAaaaattcaatacatttttaggtgtttatttttaatttttataggctatttttataaacaaacagTTTTAGATTAATGGAACCATTGAGGAAATAGTACAGAGTGTGCCTATAATGCTCTCTCACCCAATTTCTCTATTATTAACATTAatgtggtatatttgttacaagtAATGAACTGATATTAGTAAAGTTCATGGTTTATTCAGACTTCTTAGTTTCTACTTAAACTAAGTTTTCTTAAACTaagatttccttagttttactagtttttctgtttcagaatcacatccaggataccacattatATTAACTTGTAATGTCTCTTTAGGtccctcttggctgtgacagtttaattttttttttttcaattcatcatttatatcatgtataactcccaatgcaatccctcccccctccccccccatgataggccccagtgtgtgatgttccccttcccgagtccaagtgatctcattgttcagttcccacctatgagtgagaacatgcggtgtttggttttctgttcctgtgatagtttgctaagaatgatggtttccagctgcatccatgtccctacaaaggacgcaaactcatccttttttatggctgcatagcattccatggtgtatatgtgccacattttcttaatccagtctgtcacagatggacatttgggttgattccaagtctttgctattgtgaatagtgccgcaataaacatacgtgtgcatgtgtctttgtagtagaataatttataatcctttgggtatatacccagtagtgggatggctgggtcatatggtacatctagttctagatccttgaggaattgccatactgttttccataatggttgaactagtttacaatcccaccaacagtgtaaaagtgttcctatttctccacatcctctccaacatctgttgtttcctgattttttaatgattgccattctaactggtgtgagatggtatctcattgtggttttgatttgcatttctctgatggcgagtgatgatgagcattttttcatgtgtctgttggctgtatgaatgtcttcttttgagaaatgtctgttcatatcctttccccactttttgatggggttgtttgtttttttcttgtatatttgtttgagttctttgtagattctggatattagccctttgtcagatgagtagattgcaaaaattttttcccattctgtaggttgcctgttcattctggtggtagtttcttttgctgtgcagaagctctttagtttaatgagatcccatttgtcaattttggcttttgctgccgttgcttttggtgttaattttttttttaagtctagaTGTGATGATACTTACCTCCttgaattgttattattttttatgtgtctgCCTTCTGCAGCTACTTGAATGGTCTTTAAGAGGCAGCTCAACTTTTTTTGAATTTGCCTTAGTACCTAGCATAGGGCCTGTAATGCAGTAGTAAGTCCTTAGTCGATGGTTATTGCATGAATGAATGTTTGCCTGACTTTAAGAATTCAGGCCATGGCAATATCATTAGGTCAGCTGGTTATATACATGAAAGAGCAGTCCCTGAAATGCTTTGGTCAAACATGTTGTCTTGATACTGATAGAAGAGATTCATAGACTGATTTTAGATATGAAAGTtttgggtctttttaaaaataatggaatttaaattttgaatgggaaatacatatacatagacATAATTCACAGGGCACGTTCAAAAGTAAGCCTTCTTAAATTGCTGCCATCCTGTAATCACTTCACTAGAGGTAACACGTGATACCTCTAGACTTCTACAGTTGAATGTGCCATTCTCTAGATATTCTAAGtgcattattttttcccttctatttTACATAAATGGTAGCTTTCTGTGTACCCTTGCTTTTCACTAACAATGTTTATAGtaattggtttttatttgtatgtatagagctgttttattatttttaaaacccacgTTGTATTCCATTAAATACCATTACTTATTTAACCAGTACCTAGTTACTGAGTATTCAGGTTGATTCTAGTCATTTGCTATTACTCCTCCCTCCTCTCAAAAGTAGCAGTAAATATTCTTGTACATGCCTCATTAAACTCATGAGAAAACCAAAAGTGGAATTAGAGGTCAGAGGGTATgtacattcttaattttaatagacATTGCAAAATTGCTTTTTGTAGAGGTTACAAATCTACATAGAGGTTAACCAGTAACCGTTAACTGATCTATATTCCTGTGAACAGTGTATTAAAGTGCCTTTGTCCTTACACCCTCACCAAAACATTGTGTTaagataataatagctaacatttgtgaatgcttactatgtgtcgaactgtttcttcattttaatgctCCTTACAGGTAACAGTTAATTTACTCATCAAAACAATCTCATGAGGGAAAATAGTGTAAGATTCcctttttttggaggcagaaacTGAAGCATACAAAGTTAAGTAACATGTCAAACTTTTTGCTGTTACTACTCtgataattgaaaaataatatatgattttatttgtttaattattcaTGTTTAGGGGCCATTTGTATTTAAGTAGCAATTGGTAGCACCACCTCCACCTTCTGCAGTAATTCCCTCCCCACAGTCCATGCAGTGTTCAGCCTGTGGTGACTGCCTGGATTCCTTGTCCTTTAAGGATAGTCCAGAATAGAAagcaaataacatttattatgcctctcttttaatattttaaacagatATTAGAATATGTTTATGAGTCTCCCCCCTTTCTTTTTAGTTCAACACAAGATGAGACACATGTGAATACCGGGTCATCGTCTGAAGTGGTGCATTTGGATGATGATTTTtctgaagaagaggaagaggatgaggataAGGTTGAGGATGAGGATGCTACCGAAGAGAGACCCTCCGAGGCTTCAGAACCTATTGAAGAGTTACATTCCAGACCTCATAAATCTCAGGAAGGCACACAGGAGGTTTCAGTTCGACCATCAGTTATTCAAAAACTGGAGAAGGGACAGCAGCAGCCCTTGGAGTTTGTTCATAAAATTGGGGCCGGTGTGAAAAAATGTAATCTAGTAGATATTGGTCAGGCTACAAATAATGGAAGCAACTTGGTACGCCCCCCAGTGATTTATAATGCTCCTGCTAGTTGTTTATCTGAAAGCTCTAATGATAGACCAGTTAAAACTAATACAACTGGTTTACCAGCAGCAGCTCATTTGGATTCAGTTAGCAAATGTGACCCAAACAAAGTTGGCAAACATCTTGAACAGTCAGACGGGGCCTCTAGAAATCCTGTGCCATCATCCCATGTAGAAACTTCTTCATTTTCACATCAGAAACCTAAAGAATCAAATAGGAAATCTTTACGCATGAATTCAGATAAGTTGGTTTTGTGGAAAGATGTAAAATCTCAGGGTAAAACTTTGTCAGCTGGCTTGAAATTCCAGGAACGCATGGGTACTAAGGGCTCCTTCAGAGTTAAATCTCCTTCCAAATTAGCAGTAAACCCGAATAAAACTGACATGCCTTTAAATAAAGGAATCTTTGAAGATACTATTCCAAAGCACCATGAGGAATTCTTTTCTCATATGGATTGTACCCAAGAAGAAAAGCGTTTGGTTTTTAACAAGAAAGCCTTTTGGGAACAGAAGTGCTCAGTGAGTTCTGAAATGAAGTTTGATCATAGCTGTCTTCAGTCAGCATCTGATCAGCCCCAAGAGACTGCACAAGACATAAATCTTTGGAAGGAGGAGCGAATTGACCAAGAAGATAACTATGAATCTAGAGGTTCAGAAATGAGTTTTGATTGCAGTTCCTCTTTTCATTCACTGACTGACCAATCTAAAGTGAGTGCCAAAGAAGTAAACCTTTCCAAGAAAGTATGTACTGATGTACAGTATAAGAATAATACATCTTATGTTTCTAAAATAAGTTCTGATTGCGATGACATTCTTCACTTGGTTACCAACCAATCCCAAATGATTGTTAAAGAAATAAGTCTTCAGAATGCAAGGCATATTAGCCTGGTTGACCAAAGCTATGAATCTAGTGATTCTGAAACAAATTTTGATTGTGATGCTTCACCTCAGTCCACTAGTGACTACCCTCACCAATCTGTAAAAGAAGTAAACCTTCCTAAGGAAGTGCACATTGGTTTGGTTGATAAGAACTATGGTTCCAGTAGTTCTGAAGTAAGTGCTGATTCTCTTTTCCCACTGCAGTCAGTGGTTGACCGACCCCCCGTGGCTGTCACAGAAACAAAACTTCGGAAGAAGGCTCATACTGGCTTGGTTGATAACTATGGATCGAGTTGTTCTGAAACAAGTTTTGATTGTGATGTTTCTCTTGAGTCAGTAGTTGATCATCCCCAACTGACTGTCAAAGGAAGAAACCTGAAAGGTAGACAAGTCCACCTAAAACATAAGAAGCGTAAACCCAGTAGGGCTAAAGCACATCTTGATTGTGATGTCTCACTCGGGACAGTTGCAGATGAATCCCAGAGGGCCGTTGAAAAGATAAATCTTCTAAAGGAGAAGAATGCTGACCTTATGGATGTGAACTATGAATCCCATGGTCCTGGAATGGGTTTTCACACCGATGCTCAGTTAGTGGCTGACCAGCCTCAAGTAGCAGAAATAGAGCCTCAGAAAGTGGATATTGACCTTGAGAATAAGAGTGTTCAGTCTAGCAGTTCTTCTCTAAGTTCTGATTCTGCGGCTTCTCTTTATCATTCAGCTCACGATGAGCCTCAAGAAGCTTTGGATGAAGTAAATCTTAAAGAGTTAAATATTGACATGGAAGTTAAGAGCTATGATTGCTCCAGCTCTGAGTTGACTTTTGATTCTGACCCGCCTCTTCTGTCAGTTTCTGAGCAGTCTCATCTGGATGCTGAAGGAAAAGAACGGCACATTGACCTGGAAGATGAGAGCTGTGAGTCAGATAGTTCTGAAATAACTTTTGATTCTGATATTCCTCTTTATTCAGTAATTGACCAACCTGAAGTAGCTGTTTATGAGGAAGAAACTGTTGATCTGGAAAGTAAAAGTAATGAATCTTGTGTTTCTGAAATAACTTTTGATTCTGATATTCCTCTTCATTCAGGAAATGATCACCCTGAAGTAGCTGTTAAAGAAGTAATTCAGAAAGAAGAGTACATTCACTTAGAAAGGAAGAATGATGAACCCAGTGGTTCTGAAATAAGTTCGGATTCCTATGCCCCTCGTCATTTAGTGACTAATTCTCCTGAAGTAGCTGTCAGAAAGCTAAATCCTCAAAAAGAAGACCAGGTACActtagaaaataaggaaaatgaaccTATTGATTCTGAAGTAAGTTTGGATTATAATATCATTTTTCATTCAGTGACTGGACATTCTGAAGatcccattaaaaaaataagccgTCACACAAAAGAACACATGTACTTAGAAAATAAGAGTGGTTTTGAAACAAGTTTGGATTCTGATGTCCCTCTTCGGCCAGCGACTCACAAACCTGAAGTAATTGTCAAAGAAACatggcttcaaagagaaaagCATGCTGAATTCCAAGGTGGAAGTGCTGAATTCAGTGGTTCAAAAAGAAGTTTAGATTCTGGTGTCCCTCATTATTCAGTAATTGAACCTCAGGTAGCTgttaacaaaataaacagaaagaagcaaTGTGTTCTAGAAAACTATGATAAATATATTGGTTCTGAAATAATTTTGGATTCTAATGTTCCACCTCAGTCAATGACTGACCAAACTCAGCTAGcttttttgaaggaaaaacatGTTAATCTGAGAGACAAAAACAGTAAATCAGGTGATTCTGAAATAACTTTTGATTCTGAACAACTTCAGGAAGCGGTTaaaaaaatagaccaatggaaggaAGAGGTTATTGGCCTGAAAAATAGGATTAATGAACCTAGTACTTCTAAATTAATACATGATTCTGATGTTTCTGTCCAGTCTGTGGCTGATCAACCCAAAGTAGCTATTAAACATGTAAACCTTGAGAATGAAAACCATATGTACTTGCAAGTTAAGAACAGCCAATATAGTTGTTCTGAAATGAATTTGGATTCTCGTTTCTTGGTTCAGTCAATAGTCAATCGACCTCAAATAACTATTTTGGAGCAGGACCACATTGAGCTAGAAGGTAAACACAATCAATGTTGTGGTTCTGAAATAAGTTTTGATTCTGATGACCCTCTTCAGTCAGTGGCTGACCAGCTGAGAGAAACCGTTAAAGAAATAAGCCTTTGGAAGGATGAAGAAGTTGACATGGAAGATAGGAGGAATGAAGCTAAGGGTTTTGAAATTATGTATGATTCTACTGTTCTTCAGCCAGTGGCTGGCCAACCTGAAGAAGTAGTTAAGGAGGTCAGTCTTTGGAAAGAGCATGTTGACTTGGAAAATAAGATTGTCAAACCTaccaattctaaaataaattttgattctCATGAACCCCTTCTGTCTGTGACTAATAAAATTCAAGgggtgaataaagaaataaatcttcTGAAGGAGGAACATGTTTGTCTGGATGATAAGGGCTATGTGCCCAGtgattctgaaataatttatgtttcaAATATCCCTCTTCAGTCAGTGATAAAACAACCCCAAATTTTGCAAGAGGAGCATGCCAGTCTGGAAGATAAGAGCAGTAATTCTTATAGTCCTGAAGAAAGTTCTGATTCCAATGACTCTTTCCAGGCAGCAGCAGATGAGCTTCAAAAATCTGtcaaagaaataaatctttgGAAGGAAGACCATATTTATCTGGAAGATAAGAGCTATAAATTAGGTGATTTTGATGTAAGTTATGCTTCTCATATTCCTGTTCAGTTTGTGACCGATCAATCTTCTGTGCCTGTCAAAGAAATAAACTTGCAAAAGAAGGATCATAATGATCTAGAAAATAAGAACTGTGAAGTCTGTGgttctgaaataaaatgtgattctTGTGTTCATCTTCAGTCAGAAGTTGACCAACCTCAAGTGTCTTACAAAGAGGCAGACCTTCAGAAGGAAGAGCATGTTGTCATGGAAGAAAAGACCGATGGACCTAGTGATTCAGAAATGATGTATGATTCTGATGTTCCTTTTCAAATAGTGGTTAACCAGTTTCCAGGGTCAGTCAAAGAAACACATCTTCCAAAGGTGATACTTGTGGATCTGGTGCCCAGTGATAGTGATTATGAAGTAATTTCAGATGATATTCCCCTTCAGTTAGTGACTGACCCACCTCAGTTGACTGTCAAAGATATCAACTGTATAAATACAGAATGTATTGATATAGAAGATAAGAGCTGTGACTCTTTTGGTTCTGAAGTCAGGTGTAGTTGTAAAGCCTCTACTCCCTCAATGACAAACCAATGCAAAGAgactttcaaaataataaacCGGAAGAAAGACTATATTATTCTGGGAGAGCCAAGTTGTCAGTCTTGTGGTTCTGAAATGAATTTTAGTGTTGATGCCTCTGATCAGTCCATGACTTACGAGTCACAAGGACCTGATGAGAAAATGGTGAAATATATTGACTCAGAAGATGAGAGCTGTGGATATAATGGTTCTAAAGGAAAATTTAATTTGGGAGACACTTCTCATCGAACGACTTACCGACTGCAGAAAGCTCACAAAGAAGCCAAGCTTCGGAAGGATCCAAGAAATGCTGGCCTGAAAGGTAAGAGCTGTCAATCTAGTGCTTCTGCAGTGGATTTTGGTGCCTCTTCCAAGTCAGCGCTCCATCGAAGGGCCGATAAAAAAAAACGTTCAAAGCTAAAACAGAGAGATCTAGAAGATGTGAGCTGTGAACCGGATGGTTTTGAGATGAATTTTCAGTGTGCTCCCCCTCTTCCGTCTGATACTGATCAGCCTCAAGAAACTGTTAAGAAAAGACACCCTTGTAAGAAGGTGTCTTTTGACTTGAAAGAAAAGAACCGTGATTCCAGGTCAAGCTCTGTTCCCAAGGTTGATTCTGTAAGGAACCTGAAAAAAGCAAAGGATGTCATAGAAGATAATCCTGATGAACCAGTTCTTGAAGCCTTACCTCATGTACCTCCTTCATTTGTGGGGAAAACATGGTCTCAGATAATGAGAGAAGATGACATAAAAATTAATGCTCTTGTGAAGGAATTTAGGGAAGGTCGTTTCCACTGTTACTTTGATGATGACTGTGAGACCAAAAAAGTTTctttgaaggggaaaaaaaaggttaCCTGGGCTGACTTGCAGGGTAAGGAGGACACTGCACCAACTCAAGCTCTGTCAGAAAGTGATGATATTGTCTGTGGTATTTCAGATATTGATGACTTGTCAGTGGCCT includes:
- the ZDBF2 gene encoding DBF4-type zinc finger-containing protein 2 isoform X2, producing the protein MIPDGSSEIQEVMKNSGKHLFSAQHRSLTRQSRRQICTSSLMERFLQDVLQHHPYHCQESSSTQDETHVNTGSSSEVVHLDDDFSEEEEEDEDKVEDEDATEERPSEASEPIEELHSRPHKSQEGTQEVSVRPSVIQKLEKGQQQPLEFVHKIGAGVKKCNLVDIGQATNNGSNLVRPPVIYNAPASCLSESSNDRPVKTNTTGLPAAAHLDSVSKCDPNKVGKHLEQSDGASRNPVPSSHVETSSFSHQKPKESNRKSLRMNSDKLVLWKDVKSQGKTLSAGLKFQERMGTKGSFRVKSPSKLAVNPNKTDMPLNKGIFEDTIPKHHEEFFSHMDCTQEEKRLVFNKKAFWEQKCSVSSEMKFDHSCLQSASDQPQETAQDINLWKEERIDQEDNYESRGSEMSFDCSSSFHSLTDQSKVSAKEVNLSKKVCTDVQYKNNTSYVSKISSDCDDILHLVTNQSQMIVKEISLQNARHISLVDQSYESSDSETNFDCDASPQSTSDYPHQSVKEVNLPKEVHIGLVDKNYGSSSSEVSADSLFPLQSVVDRPPVAVTETKLRKKAHTGLVDNYGSSCSETSFDCDVSLESVVDHPQLTVKGRNLKGRQVHLKHKKRKPSRAKAHLDCDVSLGTVADESQRAVEKINLLKEKNADLMDVNYESHGPGMGFHTDAQLVADQPQVAEIEPQKVDIDLENKSVQSSSSSLSSDSAASLYHSAHDEPQEALDEVNLKELNIDMEVKSYDCSSSELTFDSDPPLLSVSEQSHLDAEGKERHIDLEDESCESDSSEITFDSDIPLYSVIDQPEVAVYEEETVDLESKSNESCVSEITFDSDIPLHSGNDHPEVAVKEVIQKEEYIHLERKNDEPSGSEISSDSYAPRHLVTNSPEVAVRKLNPQKEDQVHLENKENEPIDSEVSLDYNIIFHSVTGHSEDPIKKISRHTKEHMYLENKSGFETSLDSDVPLRPATHKPEVIVKETWLQREKHAEFQGGSAEFSGSKRSLDSGVPHYSVIEPQVAVNKINRKKQCVLENYDKYIGSEIILDSNVPPQSMTDQTQLAFLKEKHVNLRDKNSKSGDSEITFDSEQLQEAVKKIDQWKEEVIGLKNRINEPSTSKLIHDSDVSVQSVADQPKVAIKHVNLENENHMYLQVKNSQYSCSEMNLDSRFLVQSIVNRPQITILEQDHIELEGKHNQCCGSEISFDSDDPLQSVADQLRETVKEISLWKDEEVDMEDRRNEAKGFEIMYDSTVLQPVAGQPEEVVKEVSLWKEHVDLENKIVKPTNSKINFDSHEPLLSVTNKIQGVNKEINLLKEEHVCLDDKGYVPSDSEIIYVSNIPLQSVIKQPQILQEEHASLEDKSSNSYSPEESSDSNDSFQAAADELQKSVKEINLWKEDHIYLEDKSYKLGDFDVSYASHIPVQFVTDQSSVPVKEINLQKKDHNDLENKNCEVCGSEIKCDSCVHLQSEVDQPQVSYKEADLQKEEHVVMEEKTDGPSDSEMMYDSDVPFQIVVNQFPGSVKETHLPKVILVDLVPSDSDYEVISDDIPLQLVTDPPQLTVKDINCINTECIDIEDKSCDSFGSEVRCSCKASTPSMTNQCKETFKIINRKKDYIILGEPSCQSCGSEMNFSVDASDQSMTYESQGPDEKMVKYIDSEDESCGYNGSKGKFNLGDTSHRTTYRLQKAHKEAKLRKDPRNAGLKGKSCQSSASAVDFGASSKSALHRRADKKKRSKLKQRDLEDVSCEPDGFEMNFQCAPPLPSDTDQPQETVKKRHPCKKVSFDLKEKNRDSRSSSVPKVDSVRNLKKAKDVIEDNPDEPVLEALPHVPPSFVGKTWSQIMREDDIKINALVKEFREGRFHCYFDDDCETKKVSLKGKKKVTWADLQGKEDTAPTQALSESDDIVCGISDIDDLSVALDKPCHRHPSAERPPKQKWRVASQCQTAKISHSTQTSCKNYPVMKRKIIRQEEDPPKSKCSRLQDDRKTKKKVKIGTVEFPASCTKVLKPMQPKALVCILSSLNIKLKEGEGLHFPKMRHHNWDNDIQFICKYKRNIFDYYEPLIKQIIINPPLNVIVPEFERRNWVKIHFNRSNQNSSAGDNDADGQGSASAPLMAVPARYGFNSHQGTSDPSLFLEESKILHAREVPKKRNFQLTFLNRDVVKISPKSVRNKFLESKSKKKIHGKKVTTSSNKLGFPKKGYKPIILRQNPRKASEKQSVWIRTKPSDIIRKYISKYSVFLRHRYQSRRAFLGMYLKKKKSVVSRLKKVKRTAKVLLNSSVPPAGAEELSSAIANPPPKRPVRASCCVARRKKRSDESYHGRKRSPSGPVRAYDLRSSSCLQQCERMMTRLANKLRGNEIK